The following proteins are encoded in a genomic region of Cuculus canorus isolate bCucCan1 chromosome 21, bCucCan1.pri, whole genome shotgun sequence:
- the PLEKHM2 gene encoding pleckstrin homology domain-containing family M member 2 isoform X4, giving the protein MEPAEVKDRILQNISLSVKKLQSYFAACEDETPAIRNHDKVLQRLCEHLDHALLYGLQDLSSGYWVLVVHFTRREAIKQIEVLQHVATNLGRSRAWLYLALNENSLESYLRLFQENLSLLHKYYVKNALVCSHDHLTLFLTLVSGLEFIRFDLDLDAPYLDLAPYMPDYYKPQYLLDFEDRLPSSMHGSDSLSINSFNSVTSTNLEWDDSAIAPSSEDGDLTDTLSCPRSTTSEVNGSKASAKSPTQRYNPFNEEKAEGLSSTETTPVHTASQEKAEATPEGTDQSESCTELEVIRLAKKKKTGKKKKVKPEERVHAPAPAEPETQQASGDSGVNGMSDREDPQRDDGPSAGEPRASGQEEGRERSALSQLALRIPEMKDTSMESVGQPLSKVMDRLNGQLDPGGWNGPLEPPGQSFRTGTPGETPDGSSSGDFSEGISAPMDFYRFTVESPNAAAPGGGHHDAPGPGQPPHVSGSPEAPEEEEGSREGEAVGAVEESGRAGDEPQTGQTETANPQVLREPKKEQPSPSVSSAEDSGVEEGQGSPSELSHPSEFRVDNNHLLLLMIHVFRENEEQLFRMIRMSTGHMEGNLQLIYVLLTDCYVYLIRKGAAEKPYMVEEAVSYNELDYVSVGLDQQTVTLVCTNRRKQFLLDTADVALTEFFLVSLKSAMIKGCREPPYPSILTDATMEKLALAKFVAQESKCEACDVVVRFYGLVHWEDPMDEALGSASGNYSSGENAVTKDGILHYKAGTSYLGKEQWKTCFVVLSNGILYQYPDRTDVTPLLSINMGGEQCGGCRRSNTTDRPHSFQVILTDRPSLELSAENEEDMADWMQYFCQAVSKGVIPQGVAPMPCVPCCLVLTDEKAFTCHEDCQTSFFRSLGTADLTDVTAISTEAGKEYCILEFAQDTKQFLPPWVLYFSCTTELERFLSALNTAWRNIYQVDLLHKAILDAAVKKKCEDAQSLIDSAWQRSDSLCRGRAERDPWC; this is encoded by the exons ctgcagagctacTTTGCTGCCTGTGAAGATGAGACGCCGGCGATCAGAAACCATGACAAGGTCCTGCAGAGGCTCTGCGAGCATCTGGACCACGCTCTGCTCTACGG CCTGCAAGATCTTTCCTCGGGCTACTGGGTGCTGGTTGTTCACTTCACCCGCCGGGAAGCCATCAAGCAGATAGAAGTGCTTCAACACGTGGCCACCAACCTGGGGCGCA GCCGGGCATGGCTGTACCTCGCCCTCAATGAAAACTCTTTGGAGAGCTATTTGCGGCTGTTCCAGGAGAACCTCAGCCTGCTGCACAAGTACTATGTCAA GAATGCTCTAGTTTGTAGTCATGATCATCTGACCTTGTTCTTAACACTGGTGTCTGGACTGGAATTCATCCGCTTTGACTTGGATCTG GACGCTCCCTACCTGGATCTGGCCCCATACATGCCGGATTACTACAAACCCCAGTACCTGCTCGACTTTGAGGACCGCCTGCCCAGCTCCATGCACGGCTCGGACAGCCTGTCCATCAATTCCTTCAACTCGGTCACCTCCACCAACCTGGAATGGGACGACAGCGCCATCGCTCCCTCCAGTGAAG ATGGAGACCTCACGGACACGCTCAGCTGCCCGCGCTCCACCACCTCGGAGGTGAACGGCAGCAAGGCCTCTGCGAAGAGCCCAACGCAGCGCTACAACCCCTTCAACGAGGAGAAAGCCGAAGGGCTGTCCTCCACCGAGACCACACCAGTGCACACAGCGTcccaggagaaagcagaagccACCCCTGAAGGAACGGACCAGTCCGAGAGCTGCACGGAGCTGGAGGTCATCAG GTTggccaagaagaagaaaacaggcaagAAGAAGAAGGTGAAGCCTGAGGAGCGAGTGCACGCCCCTGCGCCCGCAGAGCCCGAGACGCAGCAGGCCAGCGGCGACAGCGGCGTGAACGGGATGAGCGACAGAGAGGACCCGCAGAGAGACGATGGTCCCTCGGCCGGAGAGCCACGCGCCAGCGGGCAGGAGGAGGGCCGGGAGCGTTCTGCCCTCAGCCAGCTGGCGTTACGCATCCCTGAGATGAAGGACACGTCTATGGAGAGCGTGGGGCAGCCGCTGAGCAAGGTGATGGACAGGCTCAACGGGCAGCTGGACCCCGGCGGCTGGAACGGCCCCCTCGAGCCCCCCGGGCAGTCCTTTCGGACTGGCACGCCAGGGGAGACCCCAGATGGATCGTCCTCTGGCGACTTTAGTGAGGGGATTTCAGCCCCCATGGACTTCTACCGCTTTACCGTTGAGAGTCCAAACGCTGCTGCGCCAGGTGGTGGCCACCATGACGCTCCAGGGCCTGGCCAACCGCCACATGTTTCTGGTAGCCCAGAGGCtcctgaagaagaagaaggaagcagagagggagaagcagtTGGGGCAGTAGAGGAGTCTGGAAGGGCGGGTGACGAACCCCAAACTGGCCAGACAGAAACTGCCAACCCCCAGGTTCTCCGTGAGCCAAAGAAGGAGCAGCCCAGCCCTTCCGTGAGCAGCGCCGAGGACTCTGGCGTGGAGGAAGGGCAGGGCAGCCCTTCGGAGCTGAGCCATCCCTCCGAGTTCAG GGTGGATAACAACCATCTCCTCCTGCTGATGATCCACGTCTTTCGGGAGAACGAGGAACAGTTGTTCAGG atgATCCGAATGAGCACCGGACACATGGAGGGGAACCTGCAGCTGATCTATGTCCTGCTGACGGACTGCTACGTGTACCTGATCCGCAAAG gggcAGCGGAGAAGCCGTACATGGTGGAGGAAGCCGTCTCCTATAATGAGCTGGACTACGTCTCG GTTGGGCTGGATCAGCAGACGGTGACTCTGGTGTGCACCAATCGGAGGAAGCAGTTCCTGCTCGACACCGCGGACGTGGCTCTCACCGA GTTCTTCCTGGTCTCCTTGAAGTCAGCCATGATCAAAGGGTGCCGGGAGCCCCCGTACCCCAGTATCCTCACAGATGCCACCATGGAGAAACTGGCACTTGCAAAGTTCGTGGCGCAGGAGTCCAAGTGCGAG GCCTGCGATGTGGTCGTGCGTTTCTACGGTCTCGTTCATTGGGAAGACCCCATGGATGAGGCACTGGGATCTGCCAGCGGTAACTACTCCTCCGGTGAAAATGCAGTCACCAAGGATGGCATCCTGCACTACAAGGCCGGGACCTCCTACCTGGGCAAGGAGCAGTGGAAGACCTGCTTCGTGGTGCTCAG CAATGGGATCCTGTACCAGTACCCAGACCGCACGGACGTCACCCCTCTGCTCTCCATCAATATGGG cGGCGAGCAGTGCGGGGGATGCCGGCGCTCCAACACCACCGACCGGCCCCACTCCTTCCAGGTGATCCTGACAGACCGGCCCTCGCTGGAGCTGAGCGCCGAGAACGAGGAGGACATGGCAGACTGGATGCAGTACTTCTGCCAGGCTGTCTCCAAAGGG gtgATCCCCCAGGGTGTTGCCCCTATGCCTTGCGTCCCCTGCTGCCTCGTGCTAACGGATGAGAAGGCTTTCACCTGCCACGAGGACTGCCAGACAAGCTTCTTCCGCTCATTGGGCACCGCGGACCTGACGGATGTCACCGCCATCTCCACAGAGGCGGGCAAGGAGTACTGTATCCTG GAGTTTGCTCAGGACACCAAGCAGTTCCTGCCCCCCTGGGTCCTCTATTTTAGTTGCACTACAGAGCTGGAAAGGTTCCTCTCGGCGCTGAACACTGCGTGGAGGAACATCTACCAG GTTGACCTCCTCCACAAGGCCATTCTGGACGCTGCCGTCAAGAAGAAATGCGAGGACGCTCAGAGTCTCATCGACAGCGCCTGGCAGCGCAGCGACAGCCTCTGCCGCGGGCGAGCAGAGCGGGACCCCTGGTGTTAA
- the PLEKHM2 gene encoding pleckstrin homology domain-containing family M member 2 isoform X3 has translation MEPAEVKDRILQNISLSVKKLQSYFAACEDETPAIRNHDKVLQRLCEHLDHALLYGLQDLSSGYWVLVVHFTRREAIKQIEVLQHVATNLGRSRAWLYLALNENSLESYLRLFQENLSLLHKYYVKNALVCSHDHLTLFLTLVSGLEFIRFDLDLDAPYLDLAPYMPDYYKPQYLLDFEDRLPSSMHGSDSLSINSFNSVTSTNLEWDDSAIAPSSEDYDFGDVFPAMQTMPSRDWEDGDLTDTLSCPRSTTSEVNGSKASAKSPTQRYNPFNEEKAEGLSSTETTPVHTASQEKAEATPEGTDQSESCTELEVIRLAKKKKTGKKKKVKPEERVHAPAPAEPETQQASGDSGVNGMSDREDPQRDDGPSAGEPRASGQEEGRERSALSQLALRIPEMKDTSMESVGQPLSKVMDRLNGQLDPGGWNGPLEPPGQSFRTGTPGETPDGSSSGDFSEGISAPMDFYRFTVESPNAAAPGGGHHDAPGPGQPPHVSGSPEAPEEEEGSREGEAVGAVEESGRAGDEPQTGQTETANPQVLREPKKEQPSPSVSSAEDSGVEEGQGSPSELSHPSEFRVDNNHLLLLMIHVFRENEEQLFRMIRMSTGHMEGNLQLIYVLLTDCYVYLIRKGAAEKPYMVEEAVSYNELDYVSVGLDQQTVTLVCTNRRKQFLLDTADVALTEFFLVSLKSAMIKGCREPPYPSILTDATMEKLALAKFVAQESKCEACDVVVRFYGLVHWEDPMDEALGSASGNYSSGENAVTKDGILHYKAGTSYLGKEQWKTCFVVLSNGILYQYPDRTDVTPLLSINMGGEQCGGCRRSNTTDRPHSFQVILTDRPSLELSAENEEDMADWMQYFCQAVSKGVIPQGVAPMPCVPCCLVLTDEKAFTCHEDCQTSFFRSLGTADLTDVTAISTEAGKEYCILEFAQDTKQFLPPWVLYFSCTTELERFLSALNTAWRNIYQVDLLHKAILDAAVKKKCEDAQSLIDSAWQRSDSLCRGRAERDPWC, from the exons ctgcagagctacTTTGCTGCCTGTGAAGATGAGACGCCGGCGATCAGAAACCATGACAAGGTCCTGCAGAGGCTCTGCGAGCATCTGGACCACGCTCTGCTCTACGG CCTGCAAGATCTTTCCTCGGGCTACTGGGTGCTGGTTGTTCACTTCACCCGCCGGGAAGCCATCAAGCAGATAGAAGTGCTTCAACACGTGGCCACCAACCTGGGGCGCA GCCGGGCATGGCTGTACCTCGCCCTCAATGAAAACTCTTTGGAGAGCTATTTGCGGCTGTTCCAGGAGAACCTCAGCCTGCTGCACAAGTACTATGTCAA GAATGCTCTAGTTTGTAGTCATGATCATCTGACCTTGTTCTTAACACTGGTGTCTGGACTGGAATTCATCCGCTTTGACTTGGATCTG GACGCTCCCTACCTGGATCTGGCCCCATACATGCCGGATTACTACAAACCCCAGTACCTGCTCGACTTTGAGGACCGCCTGCCCAGCTCCATGCACGGCTCGGACAGCCTGTCCATCAATTCCTTCAACTCGGTCACCTCCACCAACCTGGAATGGGACGACAGCGCCATCGCTCCCTCCAGTGAAG ATTATGATTTTGGAGATGTCTTTCCAGCAATGCAGACCATGCCCAGCAGAGACTGGGAAG ATGGAGACCTCACGGACACGCTCAGCTGCCCGCGCTCCACCACCTCGGAGGTGAACGGCAGCAAGGCCTCTGCGAAGAGCCCAACGCAGCGCTACAACCCCTTCAACGAGGAGAAAGCCGAAGGGCTGTCCTCCACCGAGACCACACCAGTGCACACAGCGTcccaggagaaagcagaagccACCCCTGAAGGAACGGACCAGTCCGAGAGCTGCACGGAGCTGGAGGTCATCAG GTTggccaagaagaagaaaacaggcaagAAGAAGAAGGTGAAGCCTGAGGAGCGAGTGCACGCCCCTGCGCCCGCAGAGCCCGAGACGCAGCAGGCCAGCGGCGACAGCGGCGTGAACGGGATGAGCGACAGAGAGGACCCGCAGAGAGACGATGGTCCCTCGGCCGGAGAGCCACGCGCCAGCGGGCAGGAGGAGGGCCGGGAGCGTTCTGCCCTCAGCCAGCTGGCGTTACGCATCCCTGAGATGAAGGACACGTCTATGGAGAGCGTGGGGCAGCCGCTGAGCAAGGTGATGGACAGGCTCAACGGGCAGCTGGACCCCGGCGGCTGGAACGGCCCCCTCGAGCCCCCCGGGCAGTCCTTTCGGACTGGCACGCCAGGGGAGACCCCAGATGGATCGTCCTCTGGCGACTTTAGTGAGGGGATTTCAGCCCCCATGGACTTCTACCGCTTTACCGTTGAGAGTCCAAACGCTGCTGCGCCAGGTGGTGGCCACCATGACGCTCCAGGGCCTGGCCAACCGCCACATGTTTCTGGTAGCCCAGAGGCtcctgaagaagaagaaggaagcagagagggagaagcagtTGGGGCAGTAGAGGAGTCTGGAAGGGCGGGTGACGAACCCCAAACTGGCCAGACAGAAACTGCCAACCCCCAGGTTCTCCGTGAGCCAAAGAAGGAGCAGCCCAGCCCTTCCGTGAGCAGCGCCGAGGACTCTGGCGTGGAGGAAGGGCAGGGCAGCCCTTCGGAGCTGAGCCATCCCTCCGAGTTCAG GGTGGATAACAACCATCTCCTCCTGCTGATGATCCACGTCTTTCGGGAGAACGAGGAACAGTTGTTCAGG atgATCCGAATGAGCACCGGACACATGGAGGGGAACCTGCAGCTGATCTATGTCCTGCTGACGGACTGCTACGTGTACCTGATCCGCAAAG gggcAGCGGAGAAGCCGTACATGGTGGAGGAAGCCGTCTCCTATAATGAGCTGGACTACGTCTCG GTTGGGCTGGATCAGCAGACGGTGACTCTGGTGTGCACCAATCGGAGGAAGCAGTTCCTGCTCGACACCGCGGACGTGGCTCTCACCGA GTTCTTCCTGGTCTCCTTGAAGTCAGCCATGATCAAAGGGTGCCGGGAGCCCCCGTACCCCAGTATCCTCACAGATGCCACCATGGAGAAACTGGCACTTGCAAAGTTCGTGGCGCAGGAGTCCAAGTGCGAG GCCTGCGATGTGGTCGTGCGTTTCTACGGTCTCGTTCATTGGGAAGACCCCATGGATGAGGCACTGGGATCTGCCAGCGGTAACTACTCCTCCGGTGAAAATGCAGTCACCAAGGATGGCATCCTGCACTACAAGGCCGGGACCTCCTACCTGGGCAAGGAGCAGTGGAAGACCTGCTTCGTGGTGCTCAG CAATGGGATCCTGTACCAGTACCCAGACCGCACGGACGTCACCCCTCTGCTCTCCATCAATATGGG cGGCGAGCAGTGCGGGGGATGCCGGCGCTCCAACACCACCGACCGGCCCCACTCCTTCCAGGTGATCCTGACAGACCGGCCCTCGCTGGAGCTGAGCGCCGAGAACGAGGAGGACATGGCAGACTGGATGCAGTACTTCTGCCAGGCTGTCTCCAAAGGG gtgATCCCCCAGGGTGTTGCCCCTATGCCTTGCGTCCCCTGCTGCCTCGTGCTAACGGATGAGAAGGCTTTCACCTGCCACGAGGACTGCCAGACAAGCTTCTTCCGCTCATTGGGCACCGCGGACCTGACGGATGTCACCGCCATCTCCACAGAGGCGGGCAAGGAGTACTGTATCCTG GAGTTTGCTCAGGACACCAAGCAGTTCCTGCCCCCCTGGGTCCTCTATTTTAGTTGCACTACAGAGCTGGAAAGGTTCCTCTCGGCGCTGAACACTGCGTGGAGGAACATCTACCAG GTTGACCTCCTCCACAAGGCCATTCTGGACGCTGCCGTCAAGAAGAAATGCGAGGACGCTCAGAGTCTCATCGACAGCGCCTGGCAGCGCAGCGACAGCCTCTGCCGCGGGCGAGCAGAGCGGGACCCCTGGTGTTAA
- the PLEKHM2 gene encoding pleckstrin homology domain-containing family M member 2 isoform X2, with product MEPAEVKDRILQNISLSVKKLQSYFAACEDETPAIRNHDKVLQRLCEHLDHALLYGLQDLSSGYWVLVVHFTRREAIKQIEVLQHVATNLGRSRAWLYLALNENSLESYLRLFQENLSLLHKYYVKNALVCSHDHLTLFLTLVSGLEFIRFDLDLDAPYLDLAPYMPDYYKPQYLLDFEDRLPSSMHGSDSLSINSFNSVTSTNLEWDDSAIAPSSEGASRYPRSVGGAGDFRIRGQVFPFNQPPGFANVNESNITVSMGDGDLTDTLSCPRSTTSEVNGSKASAKSPTQRYNPFNEEKAEGLSSTETTPVHTASQEKAEATPEGTDQSESCTELEVIRLAKKKKTGKKKKVKPEERVHAPAPAEPETQQASGDSGVNGMSDREDPQRDDGPSAGEPRASGQEEGRERSALSQLALRIPEMKDTSMESVGQPLSKVMDRLNGQLDPGGWNGPLEPPGQSFRTGTPGETPDGSSSGDFSEGISAPMDFYRFTVESPNAAAPGGGHHDAPGPGQPPHVSGSPEAPEEEEGSREGEAVGAVEESGRAGDEPQTGQTETANPQVLREPKKEQPSPSVSSAEDSGVEEGQGSPSELSHPSEFRVDNNHLLLLMIHVFRENEEQLFRMIRMSTGHMEGNLQLIYVLLTDCYVYLIRKGAAEKPYMVEEAVSYNELDYVSVGLDQQTVTLVCTNRRKQFLLDTADVALTEFFLVSLKSAMIKGCREPPYPSILTDATMEKLALAKFVAQESKCEACDVVVRFYGLVHWEDPMDEALGSASGNYSSGENAVTKDGILHYKAGTSYLGKEQWKTCFVVLSNGILYQYPDRTDVTPLLSINMGGEQCGGCRRSNTTDRPHSFQVILTDRPSLELSAENEEDMADWMQYFCQAVSKGVIPQGVAPMPCVPCCLVLTDEKAFTCHEDCQTSFFRSLGTADLTDVTAISTEAGKEYCILEFAQDTKQFLPPWVLYFSCTTELERFLSALNTAWRNIYQVDLLHKAILDAAVKKKCEDAQSLIDSAWQRSDSLCRGRAERDPWC from the exons ctgcagagctacTTTGCTGCCTGTGAAGATGAGACGCCGGCGATCAGAAACCATGACAAGGTCCTGCAGAGGCTCTGCGAGCATCTGGACCACGCTCTGCTCTACGG CCTGCAAGATCTTTCCTCGGGCTACTGGGTGCTGGTTGTTCACTTCACCCGCCGGGAAGCCATCAAGCAGATAGAAGTGCTTCAACACGTGGCCACCAACCTGGGGCGCA GCCGGGCATGGCTGTACCTCGCCCTCAATGAAAACTCTTTGGAGAGCTATTTGCGGCTGTTCCAGGAGAACCTCAGCCTGCTGCACAAGTACTATGTCAA GAATGCTCTAGTTTGTAGTCATGATCATCTGACCTTGTTCTTAACACTGGTGTCTGGACTGGAATTCATCCGCTTTGACTTGGATCTG GACGCTCCCTACCTGGATCTGGCCCCATACATGCCGGATTACTACAAACCCCAGTACCTGCTCGACTTTGAGGACCGCCTGCCCAGCTCCATGCACGGCTCGGACAGCCTGTCCATCAATTCCTTCAACTCGGTCACCTCCACCAACCTGGAATGGGACGACAGCGCCATCGCTCCCTCCAGTGAAG GAGCATCTCGCTACCCCAGGAGTGTAGGTGGAGCTGGGGATTTTAGGATCAGAGGACAAGTTTTTCCCTTTAATCAGCCCCCTGGCTTTGCAAACGTTAATGAATCAAACATCACAGTATCTATGGGAG ATGGAGACCTCACGGACACGCTCAGCTGCCCGCGCTCCACCACCTCGGAGGTGAACGGCAGCAAGGCCTCTGCGAAGAGCCCAACGCAGCGCTACAACCCCTTCAACGAGGAGAAAGCCGAAGGGCTGTCCTCCACCGAGACCACACCAGTGCACACAGCGTcccaggagaaagcagaagccACCCCTGAAGGAACGGACCAGTCCGAGAGCTGCACGGAGCTGGAGGTCATCAG GTTggccaagaagaagaaaacaggcaagAAGAAGAAGGTGAAGCCTGAGGAGCGAGTGCACGCCCCTGCGCCCGCAGAGCCCGAGACGCAGCAGGCCAGCGGCGACAGCGGCGTGAACGGGATGAGCGACAGAGAGGACCCGCAGAGAGACGATGGTCCCTCGGCCGGAGAGCCACGCGCCAGCGGGCAGGAGGAGGGCCGGGAGCGTTCTGCCCTCAGCCAGCTGGCGTTACGCATCCCTGAGATGAAGGACACGTCTATGGAGAGCGTGGGGCAGCCGCTGAGCAAGGTGATGGACAGGCTCAACGGGCAGCTGGACCCCGGCGGCTGGAACGGCCCCCTCGAGCCCCCCGGGCAGTCCTTTCGGACTGGCACGCCAGGGGAGACCCCAGATGGATCGTCCTCTGGCGACTTTAGTGAGGGGATTTCAGCCCCCATGGACTTCTACCGCTTTACCGTTGAGAGTCCAAACGCTGCTGCGCCAGGTGGTGGCCACCATGACGCTCCAGGGCCTGGCCAACCGCCACATGTTTCTGGTAGCCCAGAGGCtcctgaagaagaagaaggaagcagagagggagaagcagtTGGGGCAGTAGAGGAGTCTGGAAGGGCGGGTGACGAACCCCAAACTGGCCAGACAGAAACTGCCAACCCCCAGGTTCTCCGTGAGCCAAAGAAGGAGCAGCCCAGCCCTTCCGTGAGCAGCGCCGAGGACTCTGGCGTGGAGGAAGGGCAGGGCAGCCCTTCGGAGCTGAGCCATCCCTCCGAGTTCAG GGTGGATAACAACCATCTCCTCCTGCTGATGATCCACGTCTTTCGGGAGAACGAGGAACAGTTGTTCAGG atgATCCGAATGAGCACCGGACACATGGAGGGGAACCTGCAGCTGATCTATGTCCTGCTGACGGACTGCTACGTGTACCTGATCCGCAAAG gggcAGCGGAGAAGCCGTACATGGTGGAGGAAGCCGTCTCCTATAATGAGCTGGACTACGTCTCG GTTGGGCTGGATCAGCAGACGGTGACTCTGGTGTGCACCAATCGGAGGAAGCAGTTCCTGCTCGACACCGCGGACGTGGCTCTCACCGA GTTCTTCCTGGTCTCCTTGAAGTCAGCCATGATCAAAGGGTGCCGGGAGCCCCCGTACCCCAGTATCCTCACAGATGCCACCATGGAGAAACTGGCACTTGCAAAGTTCGTGGCGCAGGAGTCCAAGTGCGAG GCCTGCGATGTGGTCGTGCGTTTCTACGGTCTCGTTCATTGGGAAGACCCCATGGATGAGGCACTGGGATCTGCCAGCGGTAACTACTCCTCCGGTGAAAATGCAGTCACCAAGGATGGCATCCTGCACTACAAGGCCGGGACCTCCTACCTGGGCAAGGAGCAGTGGAAGACCTGCTTCGTGGTGCTCAG CAATGGGATCCTGTACCAGTACCCAGACCGCACGGACGTCACCCCTCTGCTCTCCATCAATATGGG cGGCGAGCAGTGCGGGGGATGCCGGCGCTCCAACACCACCGACCGGCCCCACTCCTTCCAGGTGATCCTGACAGACCGGCCCTCGCTGGAGCTGAGCGCCGAGAACGAGGAGGACATGGCAGACTGGATGCAGTACTTCTGCCAGGCTGTCTCCAAAGGG gtgATCCCCCAGGGTGTTGCCCCTATGCCTTGCGTCCCCTGCTGCCTCGTGCTAACGGATGAGAAGGCTTTCACCTGCCACGAGGACTGCCAGACAAGCTTCTTCCGCTCATTGGGCACCGCGGACCTGACGGATGTCACCGCCATCTCCACAGAGGCGGGCAAGGAGTACTGTATCCTG GAGTTTGCTCAGGACACCAAGCAGTTCCTGCCCCCCTGGGTCCTCTATTTTAGTTGCACTACAGAGCTGGAAAGGTTCCTCTCGGCGCTGAACACTGCGTGGAGGAACATCTACCAG GTTGACCTCCTCCACAAGGCCATTCTGGACGCTGCCGTCAAGAAGAAATGCGAGGACGCTCAGAGTCTCATCGACAGCGCCTGGCAGCGCAGCGACAGCCTCTGCCGCGGGCGAGCAGAGCGGGACCCCTGGTGTTAA